GGATATGTGTCAAGGGAAAAGCAGTTCAACCACATGTCCTTCATTTACCACTAGACTATCGTATTCAAGAACCTGCCGGTGGACCAGGAAATGATATTAAACCTTAAGATTGGAAGAAACAAACTTATAGAATGAATCAACCTCAGATCAGTAGGAAAAACAAGGACCATTGCTGGGAGTGTAAATGCAGGGATATAACCCTGCCAGATGAGCTTAATGAAGCGGGGAACAAatggtttgatgaaaaaattatttggctCATTAAGTCCTTTATGGAAGAAGAATTTCAGCTTAATATGCAAGTTATTGAGAAAGATGAACACTTCTTTTGCAGTTCGGAACAGTGCGGAAGTGATGTTAAGATGTACGGCCCTGGTCAGAGTATAATTCTTAATACAGCTGGTCATACTTTGCTCTGGCAGCTTGAAGGAACTTCATGCATTGAAGTTACGGACGGGGCACCAAGGACCGTCATGGCTGATGACAAGGTAATAGTACATCGTGAACGCGAGTTTGTACTTACAAGAGAAGCTGGGGCGAGAGTCTTAGTACGGACAGTGCAACAATGACGTTCTCCATTTTGAAGTGTATCAGTCACAGACGGtacttgaatttaaaaaaaatccgtttGTTCGAGTTCAAATAAACATTGTAATCAAAATACACCAAGTGACATCTATGAAAAAAATCCAGTTATTGCAGCTAAGTTTTCTTGTTTACAGTTAATGGGATAAGGCTATTCTATTGTTTTGAGGTTATTCTCACATTGATTTATACCCTGTTTTTGTTGCACGTAGTCAACCAAAAAAAGACCTTTCCTATCCCAAAACACCGACGCCATAATTTCGTGCTGCGAAATTCTGTTCAAAATTCTAATTTCAGTGGCAACAGGTACAAAGATGACAACGACATTAAAACAGCAGTGAACTCTTGGCTATTGGAGACGGTGGTAAGATGAAGACTTAACTTTAAAATAAGTTGAGAGTTATAATAAGTGGAAAAACTTGGTAGCTATGTTAAAAATTGAATGTATTCaggaaataaatttactttattgAAATGATCTTTCACTGTGTACATATGCTCAAAAGGAAAATACTTGAAACACGCCTCATATATTCAAACTTTAGTAGTTTGACTGAAAACAGCTGaacggaatttaaaatatttcaggGGATTTATTACAAATCAAAAGAAGCAACATCAACTATCCCTTCTCTCACTGGGCTGTGTAAATTGGTCCAATGAACGGTCATTTTGCCAATGTTGCCGATGCCAATATAGAGAAAACGACAAATTTCAACCATATAGTTACTCATATGCATGGGGGAAAATGACCCTGAGAGCCCAAGATTGATTTGGTTTTATAAGCTTAGATATCCCATTTCCTTTGGCGTGAGTATCCCTTTTTGAGTTAGCgtaaattcatttgaaaaacgcTGCTCAACCAAGTGAAAATAGGAGTTTATGGAGTATTTAGGAAACTTTTCGAGCGTGTTAGGGATGAGAGGCTCTCTAGAAGTGCTTTGTGTTACCCATTTCTTGAtttaggttttttgttgtgCCTAACATTCATAGACAAAAGGAGACTACCTTCCAGTGGCTTCAGTAACTTGATATACTCACTACACAACAAGAATTTATTAATAGAATGAGaaagacttaaaaaaatgtaaaaaaggagattgaaaaatcaaaaatacaacAAGAAGCCAAAAACATCCAAAATATCAAGGGAGGACTTCATTTTCAAATAGGAGATTGGGTTtccataaaaaatgaaataaaagccGACGGCCAAAAGCTCTCATCGATATTCTGGACCTTAAAGAATAATAACACGTATGACTATAATGCTACATTTCATTTCATAGACCCTAAATCTGGACAAACCTATAAGACTCATATTAGTCGTATTAAAAGGGCGAAATTCTAAGAAGCAAGGACCCCATGTCCTACAACGTCAGAATCCTCCAAtgacgaaaataaaattaccccaatcaatattaaaagaactaaaaccttttcattttaaacaagaatattttgagaatagtaCTGAAGAGGAAGAATTCCACGAATTTTTAACGATGACAAATATGATTGATCCCAAAGATAGAACCCCCATAATGCGAAAACGAAAAGAGAACGATTCATCTTCAATCCAAGAGTCGGAAGAATTGGACTATACCATTTCCCCGGaaacccaattttttttatagaatgtcAACTCCTTACCCCCAAAACAATTCCCAGACGATATGGTACCCCACATCACACCCAAAGATAGACCCCTAACATTATATGATAAATCTATACAAACTCCCGGTGACCAAAAGTCAGAACAAGTCAAGCAACCCCAAAGAAAAACATTGCGAGAGGCCATGGACTTGACAAATTACCCAATTAAGACAAGACTAAGTTCATTTGGAGCAAACCCGGTCACCAGTGAACAACagattttattgaagttttataaatagactattttaataTTAGACTGCATTGTAGTTAGGCTGCTCAACCAAAATGGTGATAGAATCCATGTTTCTGATGagctttcattatttttttatacgcAGGAACTGCTGCACTGATTCCTGCGTATTCGAAGACCTGGAAAGATCTTGGACTCACTGACTCGGAAATCGGTGTTTTCTACTGGCTTTTACCAATCTTCGACATATCATGTAtagtaaatatattttgtttccaaGCAGATAAGTGgattgtaaaatttaaattgatactaaagttgaaaattttgtttagttcaaTTGCAATTTTTGTGTCATCTCTTATCACTGCTTTGATTTGCTTTCCTTGCTTTAAAAGTTGCAAAATGGTCCAGTAATGGAAAAGATAAACAACTTGAAAAGACTAAACTTTTGTTAGGATGTGAAGGTAGTTTATAGGCAGAAGTTCTGCCCTCAGCTGCATTTACCAGCTATATATCTTTTATTGGATGTAGATCAGGTATCTTCATTCATAAAGATAATCCATGCTGACCTCAAATCAGCTAAcgttttggtcactgaaaacaGGGGGCACGATGACTCTTGGCTCTTTAAATTAGCAAATTTTGGAGAAAGCCGATTATCACTTGTGACATCAGTCGTTACTTCAACTACTCAAGATCAGTCTCAACAAAATCGGAGTGGGACAACATGTTTTATGAGCCCAGAAAGATACGACAGCAAACGCCCTACCTTTGCTTGTGACCTGTTTTCTTTTGGAATGTTTCCATATGAGCTACATGATTTTACAATCAACTTTCCCTTCGAAAAGGATGGTTTTCCTGTTGACGTGATAGTCAATAAAATTAGGAGTGGAGTGATGCCTTGTCATGAAGATATTTCAAGTCCCCTAAAAGAAgttttcctgaaatattgcGCGTTTGAGCCGAAAGCTCGTCCCACTGTCTTCGAACTTTGCAAAATGTTGACTGAACTTGCCCCTGAAGCTTTCATGCAGCCAGATCGTGCTCTCAATTCCACAATTCAATTTCCAATACTTAATTCCAATAATGATTCCTGTCACGAGAATTTGTCTGTGTCAGATCTACCATTGACTGACCTTAGTCAACCGGTTTCTCACTCCGAAGTTTCCCATTCCGGTCTACCTGACTCTCATTTATTGGTTTCATAAGTTAAGGTGCCTGTTACGAAACCGTCTCAAATGATCTTGGATGCTGTCGCTAGCTGTGCACTTCGAGATTTTGGCATCACGCagctgaaaaattttcagattcgTAGTATTACaaacattctaaaaaaagaagatgcttTGGTTGTTTCAGGCAATGGAAGTGGAAAGTCGATTTGCTATCAAATTCCATCTGTTATGGAACCAGGTATTACTCTTTTGGTTGTTCCAACCATAGCACTGCGCAAGCATCAAAGTGATTATTTACTTTCCCAGGGCATCGATTCCTTTGTTGTTGGTGAGAAAATTACTCTTGTCGAATACGACCAACAAGTGACCGCCATTTCAGATTTGTCTGAAAATAAACCTGTGATTTTAGTAGGTACTCCAGAAAGTTTTATGGGCCGGGAAGGATCGTTAGGGTTCATTCTGAGGCATAGATCTCTTTTAGACAGACGGTTGAAATTTGTAGTCTTCGACGAGCGCCATCTACTCTACGAATGGTGTGGCTTTAGAAGTTCCTTTTCAGAACTGAAGAGCTTCAGAAGTTTTTTCCCTCGCGCAACTTTCCTTGTATTGACAGCAACTCTGCTGCCCAAAGACGAAAAACTGATTATAGAGGAGTTTCTTCACAACCACTGTGTAGTTTGGATGAATGTTGATAGGCCAAATGTGAGGCTGGATATTTCGCATTACAACCCACCTTCAGGTTTGAAAGGTAGTGTGGATTGGGTTGAAAGTTGGTCTTAATCTGCCAAGAGGATCATTGGAACAGTTAATGGACAGCTAGCCATAGTATATTTCTCGTATGCGTGGGAGGCCAATGCTGCATATTCTGCCATTTCCAGTTAAGGAGTCAAGGTTGCTGGGTTCACTGGAGAATACTCATCACTGGATAAAATCACATTCATGCTGCAATGAGAAATGGGGAAATTGAAATACTCTGCGCCACAACCGCGTATGGCTGTGGCTTGAATCTTCCAGATGTTCGTTGTGTTGTTTGTTTTGGCTTGCCAAAAAACATGTCGTCTTGGATGCAGGAACAAGGTAGAGCAGGACGTGACGGACAACCTTCTAGGGCCGTTATTCTCTTGAATGAAAAGTATGATATTAACCGCTGAGTATTCTGGCTTGACGGATCATCTGATGGAGACAAAAAATCAATGTTAACCAACTTTGTGGATGTCCTGAAATACGCCCATTCTGGCTTCTCTGGACTTTGTCTCCTTAAATTTCAGGTCAAATATTTCGGCGAAAACTTGCCCCAGGACGACGCTCAAAGTTGCTACCAGAGTTGCGAGGACCAGAGTTTTCAGGATGTGTCCCGTGAAATTCGTAAAGTTGTAGACTGTTTTGACCTGTTTTATGATAGGGGAATTTCATCCGTTTCGAAAACGCATATAACATCTTTTCTCATGGGCAGGTCGGACAAGTGGCTGCGGGAACATCTGGTTGATGCAGATTACACAGCCTATCCTTTTCATAGTTTCTTTGGTGTTAAAGGCCAGCATGTACTCTCAGGACTGATTCGTCAAGCGTCGTCGTTAAGTATCGTAACGATTCACTTGTGTGAAATGTTTTTTGGCGGTAGAAGGGAGGTCAGGAAATTTTTTTCGCCTGGAATGTCTTTGCCGGAAGTGGTCAAGCTCCCACCGGTTCTGTATTCAAAGAGTACTTTTTCTGTCTGCACCTCACTTACGTCTTCTAGAAAGCCAAGACCAGGCATCGTTGACAAAGTTCTGGCAGCATTACTCTCTAGATCTTGGAAAAATGCAACGCTTGGCATGCTCAAACATCCAGAGTATACTGAAAACTCGGGTGTTTCCGAGGTTCTGTTTATTGACAACGtgaaaacaatttacaacagaGATGAAGACTATGTTTTGCTGATGGGTAATATGCAGCTGATTAGGAAGGGAGgcatttcaaaatttgagaaaatggtTATGCTTCCGAACGACGAGTCTCAGATTAGCGTTTTAGTCCGTGTCAATGAATGCGCTGGGGTCAAACAGTGCACAGCATCAGGTTGTGAGTTTTCTCTTCAGAACTGTTTCAGCAGAAACACTTGCCTCAAACATCCAGACGAGCAGCTCAAAAGCAAGTGTTGTGGTTGTCGAATAGCTTTCGTTTGTCCTGTCAAAAAGAAAGATCGTCGACGGTGGTTCATATCCTTTAGCAATGATGATGGACGACTCCACTCTCACGCCCGGCCACCAGAAAAATGTCTAGTCTCTAGGGTTCGTTCTGACATTGTTGGTGCTGTAGCACGTAACCCAACATTGACAGTTTCTGAGATTCACAAAGGGTTGGTGTTGGCTGTATTTTGAACGAAAGGAATTTAGCTGCGGTTAATTTGGACCGCGTCAGAAAGGTTGTTGATGCAGTGCGGAAGGGGCCTGATTCTCTTCCTCGAAACCTTTAACGAGGTTATGCTTAAGGACATACCATTGAATCAAAACGATGACGAACAGATCAACCTCGAGATGCATCAGGCTACGCAAAAGTAcctactttttttctctttggatCCAGAGAATTCTCTTTGTCTTTTAATGTTTGACATTCACATCGATGTCCAGGCAAAAGCTGATTTTTTATTCCTGATGTTACCTACCCTAAAACATTCCAACCTTTTCGATATCTGGTGAATGTCGTTGAAAACGACAGCGAAATTTTGCAATACGTAACTGTTGCCCGTGTGCTGATGTCTAATTTGCATAGAGGTGCCTATAAGAGAGCTTTTGGAGCTATCTTTGACGAGGTGAAGAAAAAACATCCAGAATATTGTCCGGTGAACCTGATTGTTATCGCTGATTTCTCGGAGGCACAGAAGCAAGGTCTCAAGTCGGCCGTTGAAGGCCAGTCAACTTTCAATGAAAGTGACGATATACAGCAGAGCTTGATTCGAATACGGAGATGTCGTGTCCACTTTTGGCGATCAGTCAATAAAATATCTCAGAAAATCTGCAGTGCTAAAGACGATGTCTGTGAATTCAAATCTGTTGCTCGGCTACTCGAATCAGGTACTAACAAACAGCAAGCTGATCTGTGTTTTAGTGTTTTGTCTAGCATGCCAGACCAAAAGCATTTGAAGGCCTTTCCTTGTCTCATCTCGGCTGCTGCTCTACGGTACTGTGACGGATGGAGTCAGGCTGTTAGCTGGGTTTCGTTCAAGGGCGAATAACTTGAAGATGATTTGCAAGTCCCTTTCGAATTCACTGATAGAGAGTGGGACGTCTTGCCTGCAACTACCAATGCCGTCGAGTCCCATAACAGGATTTCTAAGCCGAGCTGTAAGACCATCGCTGCAGCTTTTAAATGGTATTATAGGATCACCCGAACATACGTCATAAAATATGTTGCCGCAAGACATGGCGTTGGTATAAAATATCCCAACAAACGCTGTAAGAAACCGGGCAAATCGTCAACTGCATCTGATTGGAGTAAAGAAGTTTCTTACCAAGACGTTAGTTTTGCTGCTAGTGTTGATAGGGATGAAGAGTTCGTGGGAAGATTTATCATGGTGAGCACGGTTGGTGTCAAGGGTAAACACTACGGCAAGCTACTGGCTAAAGTGGTTGAGCGGACGGAAGACGGCTACCGGGCTATGTATCACGACACTCCATCGTATGAAACATGTGTGGATGGTGCCAACGATcctgattttgatttattaccTCTGTCGTTTGAGCCTCCTCCTCCAGTGAAACAAAAACGCTAATGAATCGCCTTTTTCTGTTTCAACAGGTTTTCAATAgctttttgaaaacatttttttctggtttttcgTACGTGGTGACATAATATAAGATATTAATATATGGCGGTATTAATGctatgttttgttgttttttaacatattttttaaatagccttaaATAAAACTGCCAGTTAGAATTAGTTGACAAGTAGAAATTGTTATTTCACAGAAACTCTAAAGGAGGTTGGGAAAAgtgaatagaaaaatatttgcggacttttttagctttttccgTATTTTTGGGCTGAGACCATGGTACATATACTTATTGTGTTTTCTCGAGGATAGGTAACGTTGTCGGTTGTCTGTTCCGCATTTTCTACGTTTGTCTAGTCGAATGCATCTCTTAGAGGGATGGTTCTTTTCAAATGTTGGTGTGTAGCTAAGAGCTCAGCCATGGTCAGCTACAGCTGAAAGTAGATGCTTAGTATTTCTTAAGCTATGTTTTCACATAGTTCAAATTTCGCAACCAAACACGAATTTATCATTCATATCCAAAAAATGGCGTATTCGGTCTGGCAATTTCGCACCGACATTGAGTTGAAATACTTCGACGCAGTCCGGATATTTAGGCACAAAATTGACAGAAAGTTTAATTGTCAAACAGCATTAAGATGCTTGCTATTCACCACAATTCATAGTTTTCCTTCCTACACAACTAAAGTTCTACTGATTACAAGCAGAACTCCTTACACAGAGTTTTCAAGTTTGTCCGCCAATTTACATGCGTATTTCGCATCTGTGGAAACACGGATGCCAAATACACCACACGGGATTCAGTACAAAGTTTTTGTCGGACCCCGTGGAAACAGAGCTTTAAGAAAACAGACCAAATTTGTCAATTgaatctttttttgtcaaatctttattttgttcactgcttttgCGATATCAGAATTTGTTTTGAGTAATTTGTTTTTCCAATTAATTGgaagacactttttttttacaaagcttTATTTAGTTCACCGCCATCGCAATATGAGCATTTTTCTATTCCAAATAATCTGATTATTTCTagcttgaagtttttatctttttttctctgtctttctACATGGCTAAGGAAGCAAAAACCTTGAAGCAATGGAAACATAAAGACACTTCTGTCATCGTTttcatcatttcttttttttaacatcgattattttcaaaattattaaaaatggtCTGATCCAGCTGTTAAATTGTTTTGTGACTGTTTCGTTTTTAACTTTGATTCTGTGAATCAATAAAAGAGATTAATTTTTACATAGTACTTGAAGGTTTAGTTAGGATTTGAGTTGGGGCTAAGAATTGTAACAAGTTAAGCTAGTTTTCGTTTCGCCGGAAGAAGATAAGAACTGGCTAACTACTGGACAGCCCAGAAGTAGTGTGGGTCTGAAAGTTCAGGATGCAGCCTTAACTTCGCTTAGTATTATCAATTTTGACTAAACTTTCAAGTGTAATTATCGCAGGGGTAGTGACGTCAAAAACCCTAAGAAGAATTCCTCCAAGTCACAGCATTCAAGTGAAGCTTCTCAAAAGAAGCCTAGAAAACGTGGGTGATTCGGTGAGAATCTgtttttgatttgtatttacGTAAACGAAGCGTTTTTATACCGTGGAAATAAAGTTGCGCAACATTTAGTACACAAATTGAGAAATTTCTGACCAAAAGAACTTCCAATAGAAGTGACTAAGGATAGTCttcctttcaaaactttatatttccaacttaaaagcagcaaaaaaattcaagtattACCGTCTTCAGCTAGTTaactaatgaaaattttttgggggtaAAGTTACTTGCCAACTAGAGGGTTAATAGGAGTGTTTCTTTGGCAATGTTTGTTTCTAGCTTGTTGGAAAGAAAGTGCTATTGGGGAGAAACTACTTGTCAATTAGTTGGATAAGGAATAGTTTTctggggcaaattttcttaataatcCCAGAATAACAACAGTTTTTCTTCTACAGGAAAGGTCAATCGTACCAGGTGTTTGACTTgtcttcaactgaaaaaaccGCAAAGGCGGATCTTAGCGAAACCTAGTTATCCTAGCGCTACCAAGTGTAACTTACCAACAAAGGAAATAAACTTCGCCAGATAGAAATTTACGAGCTGAAAGTTGTTTTTCTGCAGAAGGGAGTTCCGTTTTAGCACGTGGTGAGTACACATCAactaaattgtgaaaaaattttttattgactttacaAAATCATTTGAGATTAAAATTCCTTGGgaattttaacttattttcagAATGACTCGCCCTAAAAGGGCAAAGTCAGTATcaagatgaaaaataaaagtggtaTGGAGGATACCACAAGTGATACAGATGTGATCAGTAaacctgaaaataaaagacCAAGAGAGGATTCAAGCTCTTCAACTGAACATAGACAACAGTGACAATAATCTGAGCAGTAAGATGCAAGTGTTCCCTGTAATTATCAAGATTATACAAAAAGAAGATGGTTCTAAAATTGGTAAAATCCCCCTGTGTATGTGGCTTACCAAAAATTTTACTGTTGAAAATGACATAAAGTTCATGGCTAAAGGATTTATCCTAGCAAAGGTTAAAGgtcaaaatgaatataaaaaaatactcaaattgAGCTCTAGAGGGATATCAAGTTAAAG
The sequence above is a segment of the Artemia franciscana unplaced genomic scaffold, ASM3288406v1 Scaffold_4396, whole genome shotgun sequence genome. Coding sequences within it:
- the LOC136043304 gene encoding uncharacterized protein LOC136043304, with amino-acid sequence MILDAVASCALRDFGITQLKNFQIRSITNILKKEDALVVSGNGSGKSICYQIPSVMEPGITLLVVPTIALRKHQSDYLLSQGIDSFVVGEKITLVEYDQQVTAISDLSENKPVILVGTPESFMGREGSLGFILRHRSLLDRRLKFVVFDERHLLYEWCGFRSSFSELKSFRSFFPRATFLVLTATLLPKDEKLIIEEFLHNHCVVWMNVDRPNVRLDISHYNPPSGLKGSVDWVESWS